A single region of the Ornithorhynchus anatinus isolate Pmale09 chromosome 13, mOrnAna1.pri.v4, whole genome shotgun sequence genome encodes:
- the LOC100092194 gene encoding olfactory receptor 4K15-like codes for MDGTNTSLVTEFVLLGLTSSHELQLTFFVIFSAFYLAIVLGNLLVILAVASDPHLHSPMYFLLANLSFIDVCQASFATPKMIVDFLSEPKTISYNGCITQIFFVHLFTGSEQVFLVAMAYDRYVAICQPLHYMAIMSWRKCVGLSVTSWVIGFIHSSSQLAFTVNLPFCGPNVVDSFFCDLPRVTQLACVDTYVLGLFIIADAGLISTSCFVLLLASYTVILATVWRRQSSTSMAKARATLSAHITVVILFFGPCVFIYLWPFTTYPVDKVLAVFYTVATPILNPIIYTLRNKDMKAALKKLSSHHLSSKGSQGSLGRKTFPL; via the coding sequence ATGGACGGAACGAACACATCTTTGGTGACCGAGTTTGTGCTGCTGGGACTCACCAGTTCCCATGAGCTGCAGCTGACCTTCTTTGTGATCTTCTCTGCGTTCTACTTGGCCATCGTGCTGGGCAACCTCCTTGTCATCCTTGCCGTGGCCTCCGACCCACACCTGCACTCGCCCATGTACTTCCTGCTGGCCAACCTCTCCTTCATCGACGTGTGCCAAGCCTCCTTCGCCACCCCCAAGATGATCGTCGACTTCCTCTCAGAGCCCAAGACCATCTCGTACAATGGGTGCATCACCCAGATCTTCTTCGTCCACCTCTTCACTGGCAGCGAGCAGGTCTTCCTCGTGGCCATGGCTTATGACCGCTATGTGGCCATCTGTCAGCCCCTCCACTACATGGCCATCATGAGTTGGCGGAAGTGCGTCGGGCTGTCGGTGACCTCGTGGGTCATCGGCTTCATACATTCCTCCAGCCAGCTGGCCTTCACCGTCAACTTGCCTTTCTGCGGACCCAACGTGGTGGACAGCTTCTTCTGCGATCTCCCCCGGGTGACCCAGCTGGCCTGCGTGGACACCTATGTGCTGGGGCTCTTCATCATTGCTGACGCCGGCCTAATTTCCACCAGTTGCTTTGTCCTCCTGCTGGCCTCCTATACGGTCATCCTGGCCACCGTCTGGCGGCGGCAGTCTTCCACCAGCATGGCCAAGGCCCGTGCTACCCTCTCTGCTCACATCACCGTGGTGATCCTGTTCTTCGGCCCGTGTGTCTTCATCTACCTATGGCCCTTCACCACCTACCCTGTGGACAAGGTGCTGGCCGTGTTCTACACCGTGGCCACCCCCATCCTGAATCCCATCATCTACACGCTAAGGAACAAGGACATGAAGGCGGCTCTGAAGAAGCTGAGTTCTCACCATCTCAGCTCAAAGGGTTCCCAGGGGTCTCTGGGGAGGAAGACCTTTCCTTTGTAG
- the LOC100092202 gene encoding LOW QUALITY PROTEIN: olfactory receptor 4K5-like (The sequence of the model RefSeq protein was modified relative to this genomic sequence to represent the inferred CDS: substituted 1 base at 1 genomic stop codon), producing the protein MVGDNRSAVSEFVLLGLADSHELQLGFFMVFFTLYVAIVLGNLLVILAVTTDLRLHSPMYFLLANLSVFDLCQASFATPKMIADFLSEHKTISYNGCITQIFFIHLFTGGEMVLLVAMAYDRYVAICRPLRYVTIMSRRFCTILVLTSWAAGFVHTLSQLSFTVHLPFCGPNVVDSFFCDLPRVTQLAXVDTYVTELLIMANSGLLSLTSFLFLLTSYAVILSTLWLKSSAAMAKALSTLTAHITVVILFFGPCVFIYMWPFTTYPVDKVLAVFYTVANPILNPIIYTLRNKDMKAALRHLRTRCQWSRIVAETSQVMRSVS; encoded by the coding sequence ATGGTGGGGGACAACCGTTCCGCTGTGTCCGAGTTCGTCCTGCTGGGACTTGCCGACTCCCATGAACTGCAGCTGGGCTTCTTCATGGTCTTCTTCACGCTCTATGTGGCCATCGTGCTGGGCAACCTCCTTGTCATCCTGGCCGTGACCACCGACCTCCGCCTGCATTCACCTATGTACTTTCTGCTTGCCAATCTCTCGGTCTTCGACCTGTGCCAGGCCTCCTTCGCCACTCCCAAGATGATCGCCGACTTCCTCTCGGAGCACAAGACCATCTCATATAATGGGTGCATCACTCAGATCTTCTTCATCCACCTTTTCACTGGTGGGGAGATGGTGCTGCTGGTGGCCATGGCCTATGACCGCTACGTGGCCATCTGCCGGCCCCTGCGCTATGTGACCATCATGAGCCGACGATTCTGCACCATCCTGGTGCTGACTTCTTGGGCGGCTGGTTTCGTGCACACCCTGAGCCAATTGTCCTTCACCGTCCATCTGCCCTTCTGTGGCCCCAATGTGGTGGACAGCTTTTTCTGTGACCTCCCTCGGGTGACCCAGTTGGCCTGAGTGGATACCTATGTCACGGAACTCTTGATCATGGCCAATAGCGGGCTTCTCTCTCTGACCAGCTTCCTCTTCTTGCTCACCTCATATGCGGTCATCCTGTCCACTCTCTGGCTCAAGTCGTCGGCTGCAATGGCCAAGGCCCTCTCGACTCTGACCGCCCACATCACTGTGGTGATCCTGTTCTTCGGGCCATGTGTCTTCATCTACATGTGGCCCTTCACTACCTACCCTGTGGACAAGGTGCTGGCTGTGTTCTACACTGTGGCCAACCCCATCCTGAATCCCATCATCTACACGCTAAGGAACAAGGACATGAAGGCAGCTCTGAGACACCTGAGGACCCGATGCCAATGGAGTAGGATAGTAGCTGAGACCTCACAGGTCATGAGGAGCGTCTCTTAA